A genomic window from Phocoena sinus isolate mPhoSin1 chromosome 20, mPhoSin1.pri, whole genome shotgun sequence includes:
- the VAT1 gene encoding synaptic vesicle membrane protein VAT-1 homolog codes for MSAEREVAEAATVVAVDEAGAGEDASSQLPKAEEAAGDAQPPAASEGPVAPSPPPLRCLVLTGFGGYDKVKLQTRPAAPPAPGTGQLTLRVKACGLNFADLMARQGLYDRLPPLPLTPGMEGAGVVIAVGEGVNDRKVGDRVMVLIRSGMWQEEVTVPSAQTFLMPEVMTFEEAAALLVNYITAYMVLFDFGNLRPGHSVLVHMAAGGVGMAAVQLCHTVENVMVFGTASASKHEVLKESGVTHPIDYHTTDYVEEIKKISPKGVDIVLDPLGGSDTAKGYNLLKPMGKIVTYGMANLLTGPKRNLMAVARTWWNQFSVTALQLLPANRAVCGFHLGYLDGETELVSGVVTRLVALYNQGHIKPHIDSVWPFEKVADAMRQMQEKRNVGKVLLVPGPEKEN; via the exons ATGTCCGCCGAGAGAGAGGTAGCCGAGGCGGCCACCGTGGTGGCGGTGGACgaggcaggggctggagaagATGCCTCTTCGCAGCTCCCGAAGGCGGAGGAGGCAGCCGGTGACGCCCAGCCACCCGCGGCCTCCGAGGGGCCCGTCGCCCCTTCGCCGCCGCCGCTGCGCTGCCTTGTGCTCACCGGCTTCGGTGGCTACGACAAGGTGAAGTTGCAGACCCGGCCGGCCGCTCCCCCGGCCCCCGGGACCGGCCAGCTGACGCTGCGCGTCAAGGCCTGCGGGCTCAACTTCGCCGACCTTATGGCCCGGCAGGGGCTGTACGACCGACTGCCGCCGCTGCCCCTCACTCCAGGCATGGAGGGCGCGGGCGTGGTAATCGCTGTGGGAGAGGGAGTTAACGACCGCAAG gtCGGGGACCGGGTGATGGTGTTGATCCGGTCAGGCATGTGGCAGGAGGAGGTGACTGTGCCTTCGGCCCAGACCTTCCTAATGCCTGAGGTCATGACCTTTGAAGAAGCTGCTGCGTTGCTGGTCAATTATATCACAGCCTACATGGTCCTCTTTGACTTTGGCAACCTACGGCCTGGCCACAGCGTCTTGGTACACATGGCTGCAG GGGGTGTGGGTATGGCTGCCGTGCAGCTGTGCCATACAGTAGAGAATGTGATGGTGTTCGGGACGGCCTCAGCCAGCAAGCATGAGGTGCTGAAGGAGAGCGGAGTCACACACCCCATCGACTACCACACGACTGACTACGTAGAGGAGATCAAGAAGATCTCTCCCAAAG GAGTGGACATCGTCCTGGACCCTCTGGGTGGGTCAGATACGGCCAAGGGCTACAACCTCCTCAAACCCATGGGCAAAATAGTCACTTACG GAATGGCCAACTTGCTAACGGGCCCCAAGCGGAACCTGATGGCCGTGGCGCGCACATGGTGGAATCAGTTCAGTGTGACAGCTCTGCAGCTGCTGCCGGCCAACCGAGCCGTGTGTGGCTTCCACCTGGGCTACCTGGACGGCGAGACGGAGCTGGTCAGCGGTGTGGTGACCCGCCTCGTGGCTCTGTACAACCAGGGCCACATCAAACCCCACATCGACTCCGTGTGGCCCTTCGAGAAG GTGGCGGATGCCATGAGGCAGATGCAGGAGAAGAGGAACGTGGGCAAAGTCCTCCTGGTGCCTGGGCCGGAGAAGGAGAACTAG
- the RND2 gene encoding rho-related GTP-binding protein RhoN, protein MEGQSGRCKIVVVGDAECGKTALLQVFAKDAYPGSYVPTVFENYTASFEIDKRRIELNMWDTSGSSYYDNVRPLAYPDSDAVLICFDISRPETLDSVLKKWQGETQEFCPNAKVVLVGCKLDMRTDLATLRELSKQRLIPVTHEQGTVLAKQVGAVSYVECSSRSSERSVRDVFHVATVASLGRGHRQLRRTDSRRGLQRSTQLAGRPDRGNGNGTGNEGEIHKDRAKSCNLM, encoded by the exons ATGGAGGGGCAGAGCGGTCGCTGCAAGATCGTGGTGGTGGGGGACGCGGAGTGCGGCAAGACGGCGCTGCTGCAGGTGTTCGCCAAGGACGCCTACCCCGGG AGTTATGTCCCCACCGTGTTTGAGAACTACACCGCGAGCTTTGAGATCGACAAGCGCCGCATTGAGCTCAACATGTGGGACACTTCAG GTTCCTCTTACTACGATAACGTCCGGCCTCTGGCCTATCCTGATTCGGATGCTGTGCTCATCTGCTTCGACATTAGCCGACCAGAAACACTGGACAGTGTCCTCAAGAAG TGGCAAGGGGAGACTCAGGAGTTTTGCCCCAATGCCAAGGTTGTGCTGGTTGGCTGTAAACTAGACATGCGGACCGACCTGGCCACACTGAGGGAGCTGTCCAAGCAGAGGCTTATCCCCGTTACACATGAACAG GGCACTGTGCTGGCCAAGCAGGTGGGGGCCGTGTCCTACGTGGAGTGCTCCTCCCGGTCCTCTGAGCGCAGCGTCAGAGATGTCTTCCACGTGGCCACAGTGGCCTCCCTCGGCCGGGGCCATAGGCAGCTGCGCCGTACTGACTCACGCCGGGGACTTCAGCGATCTACTCAGCTGGCAGGACGGCCAGACCGGGGAAACGGGAATGGGACCGGAAACGAGGGCGAGATACACAAGGATAGAGCCAAGAGCTGCAACCTCATGTGA